The sequence below is a genomic window from Bremerella cremea.
CATCGGAAAAAGTCTGCGCACGTTCATCGACTCGGATATGAATCAAGTCGTGAACTTGAACCTTGCGTGGTGGCGGCAACTCACGATAGAACCAGTTCATGTTCTTCGTGGTAGCGTTGTAAGGGACGCCGTCAGAGCCTGGCAGTTGTGGCATGTTTCGTTGCGACAAGCTGGAAACGGGACCACTTTGTTGACCGAACGCCATTGCGGCAATTAGGGTCAAGGCAATCGATGTCAGCAAGGTAAGAAACGTTTTCATCGACGGGCTCCCTGGGGGGCGATAGGGTGAACGGCTGGTGAAGGATGAACCTTCGTGTAACCGGTTAGCACAACGGCTTCGCCGGGCCCAACGACTTGAGCTTGAAAGCGTTCCGATTCGCGAGCGCGGCCATAAGTTTGCGGAGTGATCGGTTGAACTTCGACAAGTTCCCCTTTGCCGGCATCGTTTAGGGCCAACATTTCGCGACGCACGATGATGTTGCCAGCCCGTGCCAAAATGGTGACGGCCTCGTTGCGACGCACAATGACAGGCTCGCGAACGTCTTTGGAGGCGATGGGACGATCGGCAGAGATACCGCGAGCAGCCTCTTTGCCAATCACGCTTGTTAAGTTCTCGGGGTAGCTATCTTCGCGACGAATGACCGAAAGCTCTCGCATTTCAACATCATCGGGCTGAATAATTTCACCACGACGAACATTCCGCACGACGTGCGCCACCGTGATGACCTCTTGCTCTCTCGGCGAGGAAAGCACCTGTCCTCCAAAGGTCCGTCGCGGTAGTGAGCGAGCGGGGGCTTCGTCGGTCGTTGCTTTTACTGGGGTGACTACCGCTTCAAGTCGTACTCGGCTTGAACCGGAAACGGCAATTTGTTGCGCCGAATAACCACGGGCTGCCAAGATTGAACGGATGTCGTTGATTGTCAGATAGGTAGACTGGCCTACGGTCGGGGCGGGTGATAGATGCAGCTTGAGCAGTTGTTCTCGCAGAACTGGATCGGCAACATCGATTACCGCGATTTCTCCAAGGCAAGTAATCGGCCCGGAAATCATCGCCGCTGTTTTCAGCGTGACCTTGCCGCTTTCAGCGTGAGCTACCGCTGCCAGAGCAAAGCTGACCAAGACGGCCAAGGTGAATCGAATTGAATGAGCGATTTTCATAACGCTTTTGTTAAATCCTATCGACGCAAGTTCGAGATCAGTTGCAGAATCTGGTCGCCGGCTTGAACGGTTTGCGAGTTCAATTCAAACGATCGCTGCGTGGTGATCAGATCGATTAGCTCTTGAACAGGTTCGACGTTCGAGGCTTCCAGCATGCCTTTGCGAATAGTACCCAAGCCGTTGGTTTGCGGGTTCGCCGTAATAGGAGCACTGGAGGAAGCCGTTTCGGCGAAAAGTCCGTCACCCAACTTGATCAAGCCTTCAGGGTTGATGAACGTTGCCAACTGAATCTGGCCAACTTCGTTCAGCGTGTTGGAACCAGGCTGGCGAACCGATACGATGCCATCGGTGCTGACTTCAATGGCGGTCGCATCTTGAGGAATCGTGATCGCGGGCTGAATGGGGCGTCCGATCGAGGCCGAGCCTTGCACGACTTGGCCGTTGGAATTGACGGCAAAATTCCCTGCTCGCGAATAAACGATCTCACCACTTGGATCGCTCAACTGAAAGAAACCTTCTCCTTCAATCAGCAGATCGAGCTCTCGATCGGTTGAGATGAATGCCCCTTGGGTATAGTCGGTTTGCGTACTGGAAACGCGAACCCCCAGACCTACTTCGGTACCGGTGGGGGTTAGGTTACCGGCAGCGTCCCGGTTGCCTGGCAGGGTGATGTGATCGTAGAAGAGATCTTCAAAGTTGGCACGATCCTTCTTGAAGCCGTTCGTGTTCACATTGGCCAGATTATTGGCAATCACGTCGAGCTTTGTCTGCATCGACTGCATGCCGGTGGCTGCGGTGTAAAGGGTTTGAACGCTCATGGCTTACTTCCTTGTTCGCCGTTGGTTCGCTATTTCGTATGCGAAGGGGGGAGTTTAGTTCTGTCGTAAGACGCGGCTTAGCAAGTTGCCAAGCGTCTCGTCCTGGGTTTTGATCATGCTGATGTTGGATTCGTAGGCACGCGTCGTTTCGATCATGGACATCATCTCGGTAATCGAGTTGGCCGACGATCGTTCCAGCATGCCAGGAGCCGCCAAGCGATCTTCGTCTGGAATTTGGCCGGCTGCTCCCATGGAGCGGAAAAAGTTCTGACCGAACTTCACCAGGTCGGCATTCGAGGTTGGCTTGGCAATTCCCAAAGGAATAATGTCGCCACCAATGACAACTTCGCCGCGTTCGTTGAAGTAGTTGCCGACGTGAACGGCCTTGGCTTCCGGATTGACTTGAACCGGTGTGCCATCGCTGCCTAGGACAGGAAAACCTTCTTGCGTGGTCAAGCTGCCATCGGGCATGAACATGAAGTTCCCAGCACGCGTCAGTAAGACCTGACCATCGTTGAGAACCTGAAAGTAACCTTCGCCTCGGATCGCGATATCAGCTGGGTTGCCGGTCGGAGTGATCGGGCCACGATTGAAATTCGTGGCCGTCTCGCGAACCATCACCCCGCCGCCGATGTTGTTGATGCTGCCCGAACCAGGTGAGTCGAGGTATTGATTGATGGCTTCCGAATCGCGTGCTTCGAGGATCGCGAATTCGTTTTTGAACCCAGGCGTATCGACGTTCGCGAGGTTATTCGAGATCACCTCGAGTCGTCGCGACTGAGCTTGGGCTCCTTCCGCCGAAATGTATAGGCCGTAAACCATGGCAAACGATTGGTTGAAACATGCCCCCCCGGACACGCTCACTTACCATGGCAATCGGTGTGCCAAAGAGAGACAACACCGCAAAGAAAATATCAAGAGATCGCCAAGTGCCGACAGACAAAAGAGTTATCGTGCTGATAGCATCAAGTGCTGGCAAGCCGGTAAGAATTTCCTCTCACCCGGCAACCGGAAAAAGGTGCCGGGTGAGGTCGGCAAAGATTGCGATAGCAGGACGTATTAACCGCGTCCGCCGGTGTTCCGCGCGTAGCTAATAATGCGTTGAGCGCCTTGAATGATCAACTGCGAAGCAACTTGGCGGCCAATCTCTTCCGCTTTCTCAGGCGGACCGCAGGCATAAGCCGAGATCTTTTGCACGCCATCGCCACTGATGACGATGCCGTCCAAGTGAAGGAGGTTGCGCTCGACTTCAATGCGTCCCCAAGCACCCACAGGAGCAAGACACCCACCACGTAGTTCCGCTAAGAGTCTGCGTTCCGCCTGAACGCAGTGATAGCTATCGGGGTGATGCAGCACACTGACTGCTTGCCGTGCCCGGTGATCTTTTTCGCGGACTTCGATGCCGAGGGCACCTTGGCCTACAGCCGGCAGCATGATTCGTTTGTCCATCACATGGACAATGCGTTCAGCCATTTCCAAACGCCGCAGTCCGGCTTCAGCGAGGACGATTGCATCGTATTCACCCTCGTCCATTTTTCGCAAACGAGTCTCTACGTTTCCGCGAATATCACGGATATCGAGATCAGAGCGGACGTGCAGCAGTTGAGCGCGTCGTCGGACGCTGCCGGTACCAATGATAGCACCATGGGGCAATGTATCGACATGAAAACCGCCGCGCGAAACCAAGACATCGCCACACGCTTCCCGTACCGGTACGGCTGCTAAAGCGAGCCCTGGCGTTTGCTCTGTCGGGAGGTCTTTCAGGCTGTGGACCGCGATATCTACGCGGTTATCCAACAGCGCCGCTTGGATCTCTTTGGTGAAGAGCCCTTGGCCACCAATCTCGCCGAGCGGACCGGTGGTTACGTCGCCGGTGGTCGAAACATGCACGATCTCGACGGGCTGGCCACTCTGGCGTAATTCCTGGGCGACCCAAGTTGCCTGCCAAAGGGCTAAAGGACTGCTGCGCGTACCAATGCGGAGAGGCTCACCGTTCATGCGTGCAATTTCGTTCCATGGATCAAAGGCAGGACGAGATGGAGGTCTTTTTTCTTACACAGGATTGGGATGGTTAGTGAAGAAAAAGACAAATTGCCGAAGGGCTCAGGGTCAAATATGAAATCTAGCTTCCAATAAGCTAAGCTAATGACCTGAGCTCGCTCATTAGCATACATAAGAAATTGTTATTCGGGGAGTTGGGGTAATCAACAAAGATGTACATTCCGCGAAAGCGATGTTTGAAAAACATTCGCTGTAGTAAAGGTTCAGCCGTTTTCCGAGTGGAGATCGGTGTCGTTTGATTCCTTTTCCTGTTTTTTTAGCCGGGCCTGAATTTGGCCCGCGACGGGCGACCCTTGCGTATTTTGGTGTGGAGGAACCACCACTCCACAGCTAACAATAAATTGAAAGGCTTGATCGAGCGTAATGTTTAATTCAATCGTTTCGCTTTTTTTCGCATTGACCGTAAATCCGGTCGCAGGCATCGGAGAGGTCGGTATCAGCACCGTAACCACGGGCTCGCCTGCTTTATCTTGAATATCGAGCAGGCTTTCGCTTGTGACGAAACCTAGCGACCACATCCCTTTTCGCGGGTATTCCACGGCGACAACGCGGGTAAATTGAATCTCCTGCTCGTTCAGGAGGAAGTCGGTAACTTGCTTCACCGAGCCATAAACGTTGCGAATAATCGGCAAGCGGTTCATGATCTGGTGCTCTGAGGCATTCCAAAGAATTCTACCGAGACCGCCAGCGAGAAATTTGCCAGCGAAGTAAAGCGCCAGAATGCATACCGACAAAACACACGGTATCGTCACCTTCCGCTTGAGAAACGTTTGCTGCACGTACTGCTCGTAGACACCGTAGCCGGTCACCGGCATCAGTTGATCGTGCAGGTTATTGTAAACCGCGTTGTAAATTTTTGCTGGTACCCACTGCCCATTTACCGTTTTGTGATATACGGTCGAATCGTAAGTCGTTGTTACATCTTCTGGCGCCGCACCTGGTAGGTCGCGGTGGATGTCCTGAATGAACCACACAATTGCTGTGCGCGCGGTCGTTTCTATAGGAACCAAAATATAGTTTTGGATTGTTGCAAAAATCCAAATGAAGATCACGATGGTCAGCAACGGAGGAGCTGCAATCGCCAGACCACGTAAGACCGCACGGCGAAAACTATGAAACCCGTTTATTGGCGGCGGGTTGGTATTCGAGAGTTCTTTGGCCATGGATGTGAGCGTCTCTTCGTCGCGTATTAGGAAAACCGACCGTTACGTCGAGGGAACACCATCCATGGCAGCACCCCATTTTGTGGGGGAAGTCATCACGTTGTCTCTTGCGGCAACGCAGCTTGCTTCCATGCCGTTCCTTCTTGCTTCGATTTTTAGTACGCGGAGAAAACAGTCAAATCGGTTTCATTTTTTTGAAATTTGCTGGTAAAGGTCTCTTAAACGTCAGAGAACGCCCCAGTAGACCGAGCCACCACGGCAACATGGATAGCCGCTGCTCCTGCTCGTCGCAGCGTTTTTGCCAGTTCCGATAACGTCGATCCAGTCGTTAAAATATCGTCGACCAGCAGAATCGGTTGATCGGTGGCAAGTGCCCCGACTACTTGAAACGCGCCTTGCACGTTCCTCTTGCGAGCCGTGAAAGAAAGCTCGCTTTGCTTGGCCAGACGGCGATGGCAGGCGACCAGCTTTTCGCTTTTCCAATTCTTGTAGGCTGCTAAAGATTGTGCGATGACCGCAGCAGAGCTCATGCCGCGACGAATGCGGCGCGTCCAGTGCATCGGCACGGCAACAACCATTGGCTCTGGCGACCAGTCCGTGGGCAGTTGTTGAGCAAGTAGCTGCCCCAAGTCCCACGCACTAGCGGCTCCACGGCTGGTCTTGGAGTTGAGGATCGCTTCTCCTAGCGCACCTTCGTAGTTTCCTACGGCCGTGATGCTCTCAAACGGAAGAGACAGGTGGTGGCATGCCGGACAGTTCTCAGACGAGAGCTCGTTCGCGTGAGCGAGTACCGCCGAACAGCGAACACATTTACGCCACTGGGGAAGCTCCAGCTGGCATCGATCGCAAAGAACATACGGGTGTCGATAGTTGGACACTTCGCCCTGGCACAGGCAACAAGCCCCTGGGAGCAGAATCTCTAGCAAGTCGCGACCGACGCGACGAACCGTCTGCGAGGCTTGTCGTAGGAAAGAAGTTCGCATTGATAAGGATCGCTCATGAGATGGGCTGCTTGAGAGAACGTTTGTTATCCCCCATCGTCGTGGTGCCCGTCAAACGATTGACGGGTTTTCGTCTTTGGCGATTTCGCCGAAACCGGTATAAATCGCATCCCTGACCTTTTACTCGCTGCTAGCAAGCCGGACGGGCGGCATAAATCCATGACCCTGATCGACCGCTACCTGCTGATTCAATTCCTCAAGTCGTTTCTGATCTTCTTTGTCAGCTTTACGGGGCTGTTCATTGTGATTGACTCGTTCAATAACCTGGACGAGTTTTTGAAATACGGCGACATGACCGGCAGTACGTTCGGTGTGCTGTGGGACTACTATAGTCCGCGGGTGTTTACCTTCTTTGGGATGACCAGCGGTATTCTGACGTTGATCGCTGCCATGTTCACGGTCACGTGGATTCAGCGGCATAATGAAATGACCGCTTTGATGGCGGCAGGAATCTCGCAGGCCAGAATCGTAAGGCCGATTATCATCGCGGTGCTGGTGATTGCCGTGATGGGTGTATTGAATCGTGAATTGTTGATCCCGCGTTACATTGATCGACTCAGCCGAAACGCCCAGGACTGGATGGGGGAATCGAAAAAGGCTTTGCAGCAGAAGTACGACAATCAAACTGACGTGCTTATCAACGGGGCCTCAACCTACGCTAACGAACAACGGATCGAGTCTCCTAATTTTCGTTTGCCGGACAGCTACGAAGGCGTTGGCGACCAAATTTTGGGGGCCAATGCTTTCTATAAGCCACCCACTGCCGATCGACCGGGGGGGTTCCTGGTAGATGGACTAACGAAACCAGAAACAACCGCAGGGGTTCCTTCCATTGACCTGAACGGTGAACCGCTTGTCTTAATGCCAGGCGACAATCGTTGGCTTAACCCGAACCAGTGTTTTCTGGTAACCGGCTTAACATTCGAGCAGTTGACGGCCAGCAGCCAGTGGCGAGATTATGCTTCGACTTACGATCTTATTTCGACGCTCAGCAATCGGAGCCTCGACGTTGGGGCAGACGTACGAGTAGAAATTCATAGCCGTATCGTACAGCCGTTTCTCGATATCACGTTGCTCTTTCTCGGCTTGCCGATTGTGCTGCGAAAAGAAAACCGCAACATCTTCGTCGCGATTGGCTATTGCCTATTGGTCGTTATCGGCTTCTATGCGGTGACGTTGGCTTGCAAAGCGATGGGAAGCAGCTACTACGGGATCCGCTCCCCTGCCCTGGCCGCGTTCATCCCCTTGATCATCTTTGTGCCGATAGCAACGGCCATGTCGACGCCGCTGCGAAGTTAATCGTTGCCCCAGTGCTGGGCGATTTTCTGACGAAGAAAATCGGCGCTGCGCCGAAGCTGCTCGATGCCGTCCACGCCATCTTCAATGCTGATCCAACTGTCGAAGCCTTGGCTTTTCAGTTCGCTGAAGATCGCATCGTAGTCGTTAAGCCCTTTGCCGATTTCGCCATGACTTAGACGCTTAGCGTAACCTTGACTTCCCCCTTCTTCCCGCCGCAAATCTTCCAAGGTTCCTTCCAGCAAGTAGCGATCGCTGGCGTGCATCGTCACGACTCGATCGGATACTCGCTTGAGCAGTTCCAACGGATCGTCTCCGGCCAGAAAGGCGTTGCTCGGGTCGTAGTTCACGCCGAAGTTCGGGTGATCGATCGCGGCGACTAAATCGCAGAAGACATCCATCTTCTGCGCGAATTCAGGGTAGTCCCAAAAGTCGTCTTTGTAGTGATTCTCTAGAATCAAAGTGACGCCACGCGCTTGGGCGAACGGCAGGCAAGCACTAATGCTATCCGCTGCCAGCTTGACGCCTTCTGCTACGCTTAACTCAGGACGCCGCTGCCCACTAAGCACGCGGCAATAGCTGCCACCCAATGTGTAGGTCATTTCGATCCAACGTTTCTGCTTGGCAATCTCCGCTTCCCGAAAGCCCACATCGGGATGCGTGAAGTCAGGCGAACAGCAGAGCATGGGGATTGTCATGCCGAGGTCTTCCACTTGCTGGCGGAATCGAGGCCAGTTTGCTTCATCCGCCATTTCGAGGAAGCCCGCATAGAACTCGAGACCGTCGATATCGAGCGTGGTAGCTAGATCGAACCACTCGGTTAGTTTCATCGAGCCATCTTTGCAGAGAGCTTGCATGTAGGCTTTGGGAAAGGCGGCAAGTTGAGGCATGGGGAGGCTGCGGGGAAAGAAGAACGAGGAATTGGGTACGCAAACGGCAACTGTGGCTAGACCGGTTTGAGGACGGACTTAACGACCTCGCCATGGTGCATTTTCTCGAAAGCTTCGTGCCATTGGTCGAGTGGCCAGACGCCGCCGATGATTGGTTTGACGTCGAGTTGTCCGCTGGTGAGCAAGGCCAGCACGCGTTCCCAAATGGGCCAATTGTGGCTGAAGCTCCCTTGGAGGGTCACGTTCTTTTGTACCAAAGGATCGAGATTGAAGCCTAGGGGCTGCGGTCCCCAGCCTACCTTGCTGATCCAGCCAGCGGGACGCACGACTTCCATGGCAATCTTTAACGTGGCACTGGCTCCGGCGGCGTCGATTACCCCGTCGCAGCCGAGTCCGTCTCGCGTGCGCGCCCATTCGGCTGGGCTGCCGATGATCCCTTCGCAGCCGTAATGTTGCTGGGCAATTTCCAGACGCCGACGATCTGCCTCTAGGCCAACCAAGGCCACCTCGGCACCGCACAGTCGAGCCATAGCCGCGCACAGAATCCCGATGGTACCGGGACCAAGCACAACAACGCGATCGCCTGGTTCGATCCGAGCATTTCGCACAACCGCGTTGTAAGCAACGCAGCACGGTTCCGTTAGGCAGGCATATTCAAACGGTAAGCTATCGGGGACCGAATGCAAAATTCTAGCGGGAACACGGACGTAGCGAGTCATCGCTCCATCGACCCCATACCCGAATCCCTTGCGGCTGGGATCGAGGTTGTAGAGGCCACGACGCGTCATGGGGCTGCGCTGATCGATGATGGCAGCCGTCTCGCTGACGACACGGTCTCCTTTCTGCCAGCCTTCGACAGAGGAACCGACCTCGAGGATCTTGCCGCCGAATTCGTGACCAAGGACCACGGGATAATTCACTGGCCAAGAATGGTCGGCGGTCCATTGGTGAAGGTCGCTGCCACATACCCCGACATTGGCGACTTCCAAAAGAACATCTTCGTGCCCAATCTCAGGGCATGCGATTTCACGTAATTCGACCGCTCCCTTTTCCGGAGCAAAATTGACCACGGCTGCAGATTTCATGGACGGGGAGTCCTCTCTTAGAAAAGGGGAGGGAGGGGCATCTGTCTGTGCTTATGCAACATCCTGGGCATGCACGGCGTCGCAAATCATGCGGAGCGAAGCTTCCAGATCTCCATCGGCGGTCTTGAATGCGTCGGCATCGATCGTCAAGGGAGCCCCAAGCACGACTAGCGGCGCGCCATACTGAGGACAAGCGATCGCTTGTTCGAGTGACAACCCGCCGACCGCTTGCACCGGCACGCTAACCGCTTGAACGACTTCACGCAGTTGATCCAAGGGGCTTGGCATCCTTAAGCCACGTGCCGCAATCCCACGGCGTTCGTCGTAGCCAATATGGTGAATGACATAGCCGCAGCCAAGATCTTCCAGCCGCTTTGCTCCGGCGACCATGTCCTCGGAGACCATGTTGTCTCCCATCACTTGGCAACCGAAGTCGGCACCAGCTTTGACCACGCAGCGGATCGTTTCTTCGTGGGCGCGGGCCATCACCACCACGTGCGTAGCCCCAGCTTTGGCCATCATTTCGGCTTCCAGGTAGCCGCCGTCCATCGTTTTTAGGTCGGCCACGATTGGGGTTTCGGGAAAAGCTTCGCGCAGCTTGCGAACGCCATGCAGTCCTTCCGCCAAGATCAACGGCGTGCCAGCTTCCAGCCAGTCGACTCCGGCCCGCATCGCCAAGTGGGCCGTTTCCAGGGCTTCGTCAATATTGGTCAAGTCGAGAGAGATTTGAACGATGGGGCGCATGAACGTCGTTTCCTCTGATTGAGGGCGAGGGATGTGAGAGGCAGAGAAAAGTCATTTCAGCGAAACGTATGACAGAGGAAAACGAGGAGGGGCAAGAATGTCACGGCTATCGCTGACTAGATAATCGAAGAGAGAGCAAGTCAGAGAAACACAAACCGTCTCTGACTTGCTGGCGGCTGAAGTGTGGTTAGTTCTTTGGCTGAACCTTAATGGTATAGCGAACCGGCACGACGGCGTCTTTCGCTTTGGCGTACGCTTTGTCGTCGACGGCAAACATCTTGTCGCGGAGAACATCCATGGCCGATTGGATTTCAGGGTCTTCTTTACTCAGCCCCTGGAACTGGCGGAAATTAGTGACCAAGCTTTTGATCATGCTGGTCTCGAAAGCTTGTTTCCGCGCCACTTGATTCATCACGTTATCAAAAGGTTGCGAGAATGGATTGTCGAGGAACTCGGCAGCCAAATTAATTCCCGTCGAGAGCTGTTCTTTGGTGAACGTTTTGGTTTGATCGCCAAAGGTAACTTCCGCTTCGGGTGCCGAAAGATTGTTAACTTTCAGGGTGAAACGGTTTAGGTCTTCGTTGAAGGGGGTAAACGGCAAGATGCTGACCGTGCCGTTGGGGTCCTTGTCGTTCCCGGTGAAGCAGAACGGATACCGCGTGCTTTCGATTTCGACGGTACCTTCCTTGTCGGCTTCGACAATCTTATGCCCGGCCGAGGCTTCCGGATCGCCACCGATGTTGATGGTGATGGTACCAATGTCGCCACTGACGCCAAGGGCCTTGAGAAAGGCATAGGCCATGATCAAGTGGCCGTTGGCACTCGGGTGAACTCCATCGTTACCGGCAACGGGGTATTCTTCCCCCAGTTTCCCTTTGGCGGCCACCATCGAATCGTGCATTTCGCCAAAGACATCGGCATGCGAGAAATTATTTTCCTCTGCGAGCGACTTAGCGATCTCGCCGAGTTGTTTCAGGTTCGCGTTGTAAACTTGATCGAAGTCGGCACGATCACGGGCCCAGGTGAAGCTATCGACGACGCCTGGTGAACCGACAACCACCGTCACTCCTTCCTTCTTCATGCGGTCGATGATGTCCCGCATGCCCTTTTCATAAGCTTTGCCGATGTTGTCGTCGTATGCGCGATACGAACCATCGTTCATACCGTAGCATGTGGTGATGACATCGGGGTGCCACGGGATTAAATCGTTTTCCATGCGACTGGCAAACCCAGGGGCTCGTTCACCACCCCAGCCGAACTGGAAGCACTTGATGTCCAGTTCGGGGTGGCAAGCCAAAAGGTAGGTTTCCATGAACTTGCTGTATTGTTTCTGTTCGGTGATCGAATCGCCAATGATGGCCAGACGATCTCCTTGTTTCAAAATCGGCTGCTGAGCAGCGGCGACATTCAACAGGCTAAACAAAAGTAAACAAGCCAAGGCAGTACGCATGAGGGTAGCTCGCATGATAATGGGATAGAAAGAAGGAAGGAGATGGGCAGTTCGAGATTACTTCAAGGGCTGCACTTCCACTTTGCGAATGCTGACCTTGCTACCAGGATCGTGTTGCTGGAAAGCAAAGTGCCCTTCTTTGAAGGTCTTGTCGAAGTCGAGGTATTCGTACAGTTCGTCGCCATCGACGGTGACCTTGATACGGGTCATCTCGCGGCCACGCCAAACGTCGTCACGCACTTCCAGTTCATAGGTGAACCACTCGCCTGGCTTGACCAGTTCTTTGTAAACATGGCACATGCCATAAATCGAACCGGTACGAATGGGATCAGAATGCGTGCTGTCGATTTGTGCTTCGTAACCATCCATGAAGCCAGGACGGCGAGTGGTACGGAAGTACAGCCCTGAGTTGCCACCGTCGTTGATCTTCACTTCGGCGCGGTACTTGAAGTTTTTGTAGGGACCGGTGGTGTTGACCAGCATCGAAGCATTGCCGGTACCTTGGATGGCGCCCTCTTTTACTTCCCAGTGGCTGTCGTCG
It includes:
- the flgA gene encoding flagellar basal body P-ring formation chaperone FlgA, encoding MKIAHSIRFTLAVLVSFALAAVAHAESGKVTLKTAAMISGPITCLGEIAVIDVADPVLREQLLKLHLSPAPTVGQSTYLTINDIRSILAARGYSAQQIAVSGSSRVRLEAVVTPVKATTDEAPARSLPRRTFGGQVLSSPREQEVITVAHVVRNVRRGEIIQPDDVEMRELSVIRREDSYPENLTSVIGKEAARGISADRPIASKDVREPVIVRRNEAVTILARAGNIIVRREMLALNDAGKGELVEVQPITPQTYGRARESERFQAQVVGPGEAVVLTGYTKVHPSPAVHPIAPQGARR
- the flgG gene encoding flagellar basal-body rod protein FlgG, translated to MSVQTLYTAATGMQSMQTKLDVIANNLANVNTNGFKKDRANFEDLFYDHITLPGNRDAAGNLTPTGTEVGLGVRVSSTQTDYTQGAFISTDRELDLLIEGEGFFQLSDPSGEIVYSRAGNFAVNSNGQVVQGSASIGRPIQPAITIPQDATAIEVSTDGIVSVRQPGSNTLNEVGQIQLATFINPEGLIKLGDGLFAETASSSAPITANPQTNGLGTIRKGMLEASNVEPVQELIDLITTQRSFELNSQTVQAGDQILQLISNLRR
- a CDS encoding flagellar hook-basal body protein gives rise to the protein MVYGLYISAEGAQAQSRRLEVISNNLANVDTPGFKNEFAILEARDSEAINQYLDSPGSGSINNIGGGVMVRETATNFNRGPITPTGNPADIAIRGEGYFQVLNDGQVLLTRAGNFMFMPDGSLTTQEGFPVLGSDGTPVQVNPEAKAVHVGNYFNERGEVVIGGDIIPLGIAKPTSNADLVKFGQNFFRSMGAAGQIPDEDRLAAPGMLERSSANSITEMMSMIETTRAYESNISMIKTQDETLGNLLSRVLRQN
- the hemC gene encoding hydroxymethylbilane synthase, with amino-acid sequence MNGEPLRIGTRSSPLALWQATWVAQELRQSGQPVEIVHVSTTGDVTTGPLGEIGGQGLFTKEIQAALLDNRVDIAVHSLKDLPTEQTPGLALAAVPVREACGDVLVSRGGFHVDTLPHGAIIGTGSVRRRAQLLHVRSDLDIRDIRGNVETRLRKMDEGEYDAIVLAEAGLRRLEMAERIVHVMDKRIMLPAVGQGALGIEVREKDHRARQAVSVLHHPDSYHCVQAERRLLAELRGGCLAPVGAWGRIEVERNLLHLDGIVISGDGVQKISAYACGPPEKAEEIGRQVASQLIIQGAQRIISYARNTGGRG
- a CDS encoding DUF502 domain-containing protein → MAKELSNTNPPPINGFHSFRRAVLRGLAIAAPPLLTIVIFIWIFATIQNYILVPIETTARTAIVWFIQDIHRDLPGAAPEDVTTTYDSTVYHKTVNGQWVPAKIYNAVYNNLHDQLMPVTGYGVYEQYVQQTFLKRKVTIPCVLSVCILALYFAGKFLAGGLGRILWNASEHQIMNRLPIIRNVYGSVKQVTDFLLNEQEIQFTRVVAVEYPRKGMWSLGFVTSESLLDIQDKAGEPVVTVLIPTSPMPATGFTVNAKKSETIELNITLDQAFQFIVSCGVVVPPHQNTQGSPVAGQIQARLKKQEKESNDTDLHSENG
- a CDS encoding ComF family protein, whose product is MRTSFLRQASQTVRRVGRDLLEILLPGACCLCQGEVSNYRHPYVLCDRCQLELPQWRKCVRCSAVLAHANELSSENCPACHHLSLPFESITAVGNYEGALGEAILNSKTSRGAASAWDLGQLLAQQLPTDWSPEPMVVAVPMHWTRRIRRGMSSAAVIAQSLAAYKNWKSEKLVACHRRLAKQSELSFTARKRNVQGAFQVVGALATDQPILLVDDILTTGSTLSELAKTLRRAGAAAIHVAVVARSTGAFSDV
- a CDS encoding LptF/LptG family permease, with amino-acid sequence MTLIDRYLLIQFLKSFLIFFVSFTGLFIVIDSFNNLDEFLKYGDMTGSTFGVLWDYYSPRVFTFFGMTSGILTLIAAMFTVTWIQRHNEMTALMAAGISQARIVRPIIIAVLVIAVMGVLNRELLIPRYIDRLSRNAQDWMGESKKALQQKYDNQTDVLINGASTYANEQRIESPNFRLPDSYEGVGDQILGANAFYKPPTADRPGGFLVDGLTKPETTAGVPSIDLNGEPLVLMPGDNRWLNPNQCFLVTGLTFEQLTASSQWRDYASTYDLISTLSNRSLDVGADVRVEIHSRIVQPFLDITLLFLGLPIVLRKENRNIFVAIGYCLLVVIGFYAVTLACKAMGSSYYGIRSPALAAFIPLIIFVPIATAMSTPLRS
- a CDS encoding sugar phosphate isomerase/epimerase family protein, with the translated sequence MPQLAAFPKAYMQALCKDGSMKLTEWFDLATTLDIDGLEFYAGFLEMADEANWPRFRQQVEDLGMTIPMLCCSPDFTHPDVGFREAEIAKQKRWIEMTYTLGGSYCRVLSGQRRPELSVAEGVKLAADSISACLPFAQARGVTLILENHYKDDFWDYPEFAQKMDVFCDLVAAIDHPNFGVNYDPSNAFLAGDDPLELLKRVSDRVVTMHASDRYLLEGTLEDLRREEGGSQGYAKRLSHGEIGKGLNDYDAIFSELKSQGFDSWISIEDGVDGIEQLRRSADFLRQKIAQHWGND
- a CDS encoding zinc-binding dehydrogenase → MKSAAVVNFAPEKGAVELREIACPEIGHEDVLLEVANVGVCGSDLHQWTADHSWPVNYPVVLGHEFGGKILEVGSSVEGWQKGDRVVSETAAIIDQRSPMTRRGLYNLDPSRKGFGYGVDGAMTRYVRVPARILHSVPDSLPFEYACLTEPCCVAYNAVVRNARIEPGDRVVVLGPGTIGILCAAMARLCGAEVALVGLEADRRRLEIAQQHYGCEGIIGSPAEWARTRDGLGCDGVIDAAGASATLKIAMEVVRPAGWISKVGWGPQPLGFNLDPLVQKNVTLQGSFSHNWPIWERVLALLTSGQLDVKPIIGGVWPLDQWHEAFEKMHHGEVVKSVLKPV
- a CDS encoding orotidine 5'-phosphate decarboxylase / HUMPS family protein, producing MRPIVQISLDLTNIDEALETAHLAMRAGVDWLEAGTPLILAEGLHGVRKLREAFPETPIVADLKTMDGGYLEAEMMAKAGATHVVVMARAHEETIRCVVKAGADFGCQVMGDNMVSEDMVAGAKRLEDLGCGYVIHHIGYDERRGIAARGLRMPSPLDQLREVVQAVSVPVQAVGGLSLEQAIACPQYGAPLVVLGAPLTIDADAFKTADGDLEASLRMICDAVHAQDVA